The following are encoded together in the Thunnus maccoyii chromosome 18, fThuMac1.1, whole genome shotgun sequence genome:
- the LOC121883367 gene encoding trafficking protein particle complex subunit 5-like, translating into MDTRFTRGKSNILERPLTRPKTEVSVSAFALLFSEMVQYCQSRVYSVSELQTRLADMGQSVGASMLDVLVLREKNGKRETKVLNMLLFIKVNVWKSLFGKEADKLEQANDDDKTYYIIEKEPLINAYISVPKENSSLNCAAFTAGIVEAILTHSGFPAKVTAHWHKGTTLMIKFNESVIARDKALDGR; encoded by the exons ATGGACACGCGGTTCACTCGAGGGAAATCCAACATCTTAGAGCGACCTCTGACCCGACCCAAGACTGAAGTCAGCGTGAGCGCTTTTGCCCTCCTGTTCTCTGAGATGGTGCAGTACTGTCAGAGCCGTGTGTACTCTGTGTCTGAGCTGCAGACACGCCTGGCAGACATGGGCCAGAGTGTGGGAGCCAGCATGCTGGATGTGCTGGTGCTGAGAGAGAAGAACGGGAAGAGGGAGACCAAAGTGCTGAACATGCTGCTCTTCATCAAG GTTAATGTGTGGAAGTCTTTGTTCGGGAAGGAGGCTGACAAGCTGGAGCAGGCCAACGATGACGACAAGACTTACTACATCATAGAAAAGGAGCCACTTATCAATGCGTACATCTCTGTTCCCAAAGAGAACAGCAGCTTAAACTGCGCTGCTTTCACTGCGGGCATCGTGGAGGCCATCCTCACACACAGCGGCTTCCCCGCCAAGGTCACCGCCCACTGGCACAAAGGCACCACGCTGATGATAAAGTTTAACGAGTCAGTCATAGCCAGGGACAAAGCTCTGGATGGCAGATAA